The genomic stretch CCACCAGGCTGCCCTTGACCGGCGCCACCGGCGGCGCGCCGTGGGCCTCGCCCGTCGGCAGGTTGCGCCATTCGGGGCGGTGCAGGCCCCGCGCCGGCCGTCCTTCGACAAAGCTGCGCGCCGGCATGCCGGTGATGGCGCCGGGCACGTTGCGGTTGGCGTAGGGCGGCGGGCGGCGGTCGCCCATCACGAAGTTGTTGACCGTGACCCGGTTGATGCGGGCAACGTAGGTCGGGCTGGCGCGATAGACCGGCCGGTAGGCGTCGCGCGGTCCCAGCGGATACCAGGCCACGCCCGGTCCGCTGCCGACGCGCACGCTCCAGCCGGGGCCGGCGGCGCCGACGAAGGCGACCAGCGCCGGGGCATAGCACGGGCGCACACGCGGCCCGGGCACCCAGCCCCAGCGCGAGCCCACATAGGCCCAGCGGCCATAGTGCGACGGCGCGAAGCCCCACGGCGCGTCGTCGATCCAGGTCCAGCCCCATGGCGCGATCCAGGCCCAGTGGCCGGCGCTGTACGGCACCCATCCCGCGCTGACCACGCGCGGGAACCAGATCGCGCCGTAGCCCGGGTCTTCCTGCCAGTCGCCATAGCCGTCCAGCGCGGCGTAGCCCGGCATCTCGCGCGGCACATAGCGCGCGGACTGCGAAGCGTCCTCGCGCGCGTCGCGCGCCGCGGTCCAGCGGTCGAACGCATCGTCCGCCACCGGGCCGCCGCCCGCGTCGGCCAGGTCGGTGCCGGCAAAGCGCATGCGGTCGCCGCGCTGCAGTTCGATGGTGCGGCTGTCGCCGTAGACCACCGCGCTGCCATGGCGCATGGTGACGGTGGTGGTGCTGCCGTCGGGCGCCACGTCGAGCCGGTAGTCGCCGGGCTCGCGCGGCACGAAGGCCAGGTTGGGGGTATCGATCTCGACCGTCTGGCCCGCCGGCAACGCGCGCACGCGCACCTGCAGCGTGCCTTGCGTCAGCTTGACCTGGGTGGTGCTGTCGTCGAGGTTCAGGATGCTGGCGGCGGTGGCGCCGCCCAAGCGCAGCGCCACCGTGCCGGCGTGCAGTTCGGCGCGTCCGCCCGGCTCCAGCCACAGCCGGTCGCCGGTGGTGACCGGCCGGTTCAGCCCGGCCGCGGCCCAGGCGTCCGAGCCGGCGGGCGCGAAGCTGAGATTGCCGTCGACCGCGGTCAGCGTGGCGATGCGCGACGAAGGATCGGCCTGCTGCTGCGCGGCGTCGGCCACCGGGGCATCGAGATAGGGTTCGCCCGGCGCGGCGGGCACCTGCGCCAGTGCAGCAGCCGCCACTGCAAGGCCGGTTGCGGCCGCCAGCGCGGTCAGCGCCAGCCGGCCGCCGAGGTGACGTGGATAGCGACCTGGATTGCGACCTGGATTGCGGCCAGCGGATTGGAAAGGATCAGGCATGGAAGGGCAGGAGCGGAACCCGGCATGGGTCGGCGGGCAGGCCGGCCCACGCCGGCGGCCACCCTATTGTCACCATACATGGCCGCGGATGCCGCCGGCGCGTCCGGCGCGGCACAGTTTGTAAGCTCGTATTTCGCCTGGCGCCCGGGCGGCGCCGCCCTGCCGGTGCGCGCGGCAGGCTGCGGGCGGGCCGGCGGGCGACACCGCCCGGGCCAGGGCCGCT from Cupriavidus nantongensis encodes the following:
- a CDS encoding DUF6600 domain-containing protein, which codes for MPDPFQSAGRNPGRNPGRYPRHLGGRLALTALAAATGLAVAAAALAQVPAAPGEPYLDAPVADAAQQQADPSSRIATLTAVDGNLSFAPAGSDAWAAAGLNRPVTTGDRLWLEPGGRAELHAGTVALRLGGATAASILNLDDSTTQVKLTQGTLQVRVRALPAGQTVEIDTPNLAFVPREPGDYRLDVAPDGSTTTVTMRHGSAVVYGDSRTIELQRGDRMRFAGTDLADAGGGPVADDAFDRWTAARDAREDASQSARYVPREMPGYAALDGYGDWQEDPGYGAIWFPRVVSAGWVPYSAGHWAWIAPWGWTWIDDAPWGFAPSHYGRWAYVGSRWGWVPGPRVRPCYAPALVAFVGAAGPGWSVRVGSGPGVAWYPLGPRDAYRPVYRASPTYVARINRVTVNNFVMGDRRPPPYANRNVPGAITGMPARSFVEGRPARGLHRPEWRNLPTGEAHGAPPVAPVKGSLVGAAPLRPLPPQARHGFERQAIAARAPGRPATEELARRLAREGGVVPGAGPAWRGGNERRPGRDARPVPDVRMSQAAIAARDHAPVQPRPGRIDADGDGRADRNDAQARGEPWRGPGRGQSTRPDEARGFAGQPGVPGDAQRQQQAMQREQQRQQVEQQRALREQQRQLEEQRQQRMPPRQWADGQERPDPARQSQEMQRQRFEQQRQMQEAQQRQAEQQPRQMQEQQRAAQEQVRQQSMQRQADQQRQMQEQQRAVQEQQRQQAMQRQADQQRQMQDQQRAVQEQQRQQAMQRQAEQQRQMHEQQRAMQEQQRQQAMQRQAEQQQRQAEQQQRHMQEQQRAMQEQQRAMHEQQRQQAMQRQAEQQQRQMQERQRQQMDQQRQMHQQQRAQQERGQMEARQGRDGDRR